The Gemmatimonadota bacterium DH-78 region GGTGGAGATCGCGGCGATCGAGCGAGACGGCGATCGCGTGCGGGCCGACCTCGGCGCGACCCCTCTCGAGACGGTGGACGAGATGGTGCGCGACGTGGCCGCCGGTCGGGGTGCGGTGGCGAGGCTCGAGGAAGGCTGCGCCTTGCCCCGGACCGCCGTTCGACCCCAGTCTGCGGGCTCCCCGTTCACACCCTCGGAGACGCTCCCGTGATCGACCGTCTATTCCGGGGCACCCCAGCGGTGCCCGCCCTTCTCGTCGCCTTCGCCGCCGGTCCTCTGGCGCTGGCGGGTCAGACGACCCCCCCCGAGTTCGTGCCGGCCACCATGCCGATGGAGGCCGAGCGCGACCCCGACACCTACGTCCTGGAGTCGCTGGGACGCCACGGCCCCAGTCACTTCCCGCGGGTGCGCCTGCCCGAGGTGGAGTACGAGGCCGGATCCACCCTCACCTTCGACCGCTACCACACGGTCGACGTCATGTACGAGTGGCTCCATCGCTGGGCCGATCGGTACCCGAACATCGTCGAGCTCTACCAGGTGGGCACGAGCCTCGAGGGGCGGCCCATTCTCCAGGTGACGCTCACCAACAAGGAGAGTGGACCGCCCACCGACAAGCCCGCGGCCTTCTTCGAGGGCGGGCGCCACTCGGGCGAGGTCACCTCGTCGGAGTCGGTGCTCTGGCTGATCCAGCACCTGGTCGAGAACTACGGCAGCGACCCGGAGATCACGCGTCTGCTCGATCGCGCCGCCATCTACCTCCGACCGCAGAACAACCCGGACGGATCGAACCTCTACCTGCACACGGCGCAGACCAACCGGTCGAGCGTGCGCCCCGTCGACAACGACAACGACGGCCTCTACGACGAGGATCCGGCCAACGACCTCGACGGCGACGGAATCATCCTGCAGATGCGCTGGCGCGACCCCGACGGCGACTGGCTGCAGGACGAGCGAGACCCGCAGGGCCGGCTCATGCGGCGCGCACAGGAGGGCGAGCAGGGCGAGTGGTCGATGGGCCGCGAAGGGATCGATGACGACGGCGACGGCCGCACCGACGAGGATGGGGTCGGGGGGCTCGACCTCCACCGGAACTATCCCGAGAACTGGCGCCCCATGCCCGGTCGCGATCACACCGGCCGCGGCTGGACCCAGAACGGCGCCGGCGCCTACCCCCTTTCGGAGCCCGAAACGCGTTCGGTGGTGCTCTTCGTGCTCGAGAACCCGAACATCGCGGTGGCCAACTCCATGGACACGCGGGTGCCCATGCACCTGCGTCCGCCTTCGACGTCGAAGTCGGAAGAGCGCATGTACGCCGAGGATCTGGCCTACTACGAGCACTTCGACAGCGTGGGACTCTCGATCACCGAGTACCCCTGGGCCGGTGACGTCTTTCACACCTATGCCACCCGCAACAACCCCGATCGCGAGGGGAGCCCCCTCTTCGGGCACGGCCCCGACTTCGGCTACTTCTACCTCGGCGGCATCTGGTACGGCGACGAGCTGTGGGACGGTGGTTCGGTGGGCGATATCGACGGAGACGGCGAGCAGGACGACTACGACCGCCTGATCTGGTCCGACAGCGTGGCCGCCGCGCGCGACTACGCGATGCCCTTCAAGGCGTGGACGCCGTTCCAGCACCCCGAGTACGGCGAGGTGGAGATCGGCGGGTGGCACCCGAAGTTCTTCAGTCAGAACGGACCGCCCGAGGTGCTGCTGAAGTGGGCGCGCAACCAGGCGCTCTTCAACCTCTACATGGCGCAGAGTCTGCCCGACCTGTCGGCCGACGCGGCCACGGTGCGCGAGGTGCGTACCGAGGACGGGTACACCGAGTGGGCCTTCACGCTGACGGTCCGCAACAGCGGGCGGCTGCCCACCGCCCTCCGCCAGGCCGATCTCGTGAAGGTGGTGCGGCCCGACGAGCTCGAGCTGAGCTTCGACGACGGCATCCGGGTGGGCGGCAACGAGGCGCAGGTACGCTTCCTCGACGACGACGGCCAGGAGGTGGGCTTCGGCGGCGGCAGCGTGCGCCTCGGCTACCTGCAGCCGGGTGAGGAGCGCGAGGTCGAACTCCGCTTCCGCACCTACGAGATGGACTCCTTCTCCGGCAGCTGGGAGCTGTTGTCCACCCGGGGTGGCGTGCTGCGCGGCACCTTCGAGGGAGGCTGACGGCCCCGTCGACCGACTACGAGGTCCTCTCCGCCGAATTCGGTGTGATTGAACGTTCGTTCACACCGAATTCGGCGGAGAGGAGAGGCGTGTCGAGTCGAGGTCGGGGGCCTCTCGACCGCCTCAGTGCCGGCGGTGGTCCAGGTGCACGGGGTGCTGCTCCTGGTTGCGCTCCCACCAGTTCTGATAGAGGTCGACGGCGAACATCAGCAGCAGGATGAAGATGACGATCCACTGCGGGATGTAGGGGAAGGCGCTGTCGTTGACCATCAGATGGGCCTCGTGGCCGCCTTCGAGCATCAACACGAAGCCGATCAGCAACAGCACGAAGAGTCCCAGGATCTCGAACTCGGGGTTCGACGAGAGGAAGTCGGCGATCGGTTCGGCGAACACGAGCATCAGCGCCACCGAAATCACCACCGATCCCACCATGACCAGGAAGATGTCGGTCATGCCGACCACGGTCAGAATGGAGTCCACGCTGAAGAGCAGGTTCATGCCGACGATGAGCGCCACCACGTCGCGCAACTGTGCGGCCTTCTTCACCTCCGACCCCAGTCCCTTCAGCTTCACCCGCAGTTCCTTGATTCCCTTCCAGATCAGGAAGAGGCCGCCCACCACGAGCACGAGCGACTTGCCGTTCACCTGACCCGTGAGCGACACCCAGAGGAAGTCGGTGTCGATCGCGAACAGCTCGACGCTCGCCGCGGCCAGGATCCAGCTCACTGCGGCGAGGAGCACGATTCGGAAGGCCATGGCCAGCA contains the following coding sequences:
- a CDS encoding M14 family metallopeptidase; translated protein: MIDRLFRGTPAVPALLVAFAAGPLALAGQTTPPEFVPATMPMEAERDPDTYVLESLGRHGPSHFPRVRLPEVEYEAGSTLTFDRYHTVDVMYEWLHRWADRYPNIVELYQVGTSLEGRPILQVTLTNKESGPPTDKPAAFFEGGRHSGEVTSSESVLWLIQHLVENYGSDPEITRLLDRAAIYLRPQNNPDGSNLYLHTAQTNRSSVRPVDNDNDGLYDEDPANDLDGDGIILQMRWRDPDGDWLQDERDPQGRLMRRAQEGEQGEWSMGREGIDDDGDGRTDEDGVGGLDLHRNYPENWRPMPGRDHTGRGWTQNGAGAYPLSEPETRSVVLFVLENPNIAVANSMDTRVPMHLRPPSTSKSEERMYAEDLAYYEHFDSVGLSITEYPWAGDVFHTYATRNNPDREGSPLFGHGPDFGYFYLGGIWYGDELWDGGSVGDIDGDGEQDDYDRLIWSDSVAAARDYAMPFKAWTPFQHPEYGEVEIGGWHPKFFSQNGPPEVLLKWARNQALFNLYMAQSLPDLSADAATVREVRTEDGYTEWAFTLTVRNSGRLPTALRQADLVKVVRPDELELSFDDGIRVGGNEAQVRFLDDDGQEVGFGGGSVRLGYLQPGEEREVELRFRTYEMDSFSGSWELLSTRGGVLRGTFEGG
- a CDS encoding TerC family protein; its protein translation is MFAVFSDPAVWASLFAITLIQIALGADNLIIITIIANKLPRADRNKAIRLGLVLAMAFRIVLLAAVSWILAAASVELFAIDTDFLWVSLTGQVNGKSLVLVVGGLFLIWKGIKELRVKLKGLGSEVKKAAQLRDVVALIVGMNLLFSVDSILTVVGMTDIFLVMVGSVVISVALMLVFAEPIADFLSSNPEFEILGLFVLLLIGFVLMLEGGHEAHLMVNDSAFPYIPQWIVIFILLLMFAVDLYQNWWERNQEQHPVHLDHRRH